One part of the Anaeromyxobacter sp. Fw109-5 genome encodes these proteins:
- a CDS encoding family 1 encapsulin nanocompartment shell protein, translating to MTTWLDREGAPFAQEVWDRIDAVARSAADEVRAGRRLLEVVGPLGFGARAGVAEDLPLGEEPEGAHVHVPRVRPLPVIHRTFALGARALEADAACGEPLVLSEASEAARQIARAEDRIVFEGLPRAGVSGLLGHEGAVELPAGDWSDPARVADDLLGALAKLDEAGRHGPYALAVSPGRFYQLLRPYPGTALTPHQQLQPAFAGGIVKAPAIQDGAVIVMRTPSGPRILVGQELAAAYDGREGIFHQISLVESVTLMPGVPGSVAVLRGR from the coding sequence ATGACGACCTGGCTCGATCGGGAGGGGGCGCCGTTCGCGCAGGAGGTCTGGGATCGCATCGACGCCGTGGCGCGGAGCGCCGCCGACGAGGTGCGCGCCGGGCGCCGGCTCCTCGAGGTGGTGGGGCCGCTCGGGTTCGGCGCCCGCGCCGGCGTGGCGGAGGATCTGCCGCTGGGCGAGGAGCCGGAGGGAGCGCACGTGCACGTCCCCAGGGTGCGCCCGCTCCCGGTGATCCACCGCACCTTCGCGCTCGGCGCGCGGGCGCTCGAGGCGGACGCCGCCTGCGGCGAGCCGCTCGTCCTCTCCGAGGCGTCGGAGGCCGCCCGGCAGATCGCGCGCGCGGAGGACCGGATCGTGTTCGAGGGGCTCCCGCGCGCGGGCGTGAGCGGGCTCCTCGGCCACGAGGGCGCGGTGGAGCTGCCCGCCGGCGACTGGAGCGATCCGGCGCGCGTGGCGGACGATCTCCTCGGAGCGCTCGCGAAGCTCGACGAGGCGGGGCGGCACGGGCCGTACGCGTTGGCCGTCTCGCCCGGCCGGTTCTACCAGCTGCTGCGCCCGTACCCGGGCACCGCCCTCACGCCGCATCAGCAGCTGCAGCCGGCCTTCGCCGGAGGCATCGTCAAGGCGCCCGCGATCCAGGACGGCGCGGTCATCGTGATGCGGACCCCCTCCGGCCCGCGCATCCTCGTCGGCCAGGAGCTCGCCGCGGCCTACGACGGCCGGGAGGGGATCTTCCACCAGATCTCGCTCGTGGAGTCGGTGACCCTCATGCCCGGCGTCCCCGGCTCCGTCGCGGTCCTGCGCGGGCGCTAG